A window from Rhizosphaericola mali encodes these proteins:
- a CDS encoding LacI family DNA-binding transcriptional regulator: protein MKKVSIKDVAQKAGVSTALVSYVINGRLQERINEQTAQKIKDAIKELNYRPNRIAQSLKLQKTFTIGLIVPDIANPFSSAVARLIEDEATKQEYSLLIASSDENIDKLKSITELFINRQVDGLIIGAVENSKAYIQELTDRNIPLVLIDRYFSDVDVCSVSIDNFAISGKAAQNLLDQGRKNVAVFSYKTTLEHLNARVEGFEQTIAQNKEARSQAFYIDEKLLPMQMSEAFDHLFENNSHIDGLYFTTNKLAVEGIKQLIQRKIQVPEKVNIVAFDETDAFDLYTSPLYYIQQPLQLLAETSVDLLTQQIDNNPIAEKKVQFESTLILKKSIH from the coding sequence ATGAAAAAGGTATCAATCAAGGATGTAGCACAAAAAGCGGGCGTATCGACTGCGCTGGTTTCTTATGTCATCAATGGACGCTTGCAAGAGCGGATCAATGAACAAACAGCTCAAAAGATAAAAGATGCTATTAAAGAATTGAATTATCGCCCGAATAGAATCGCTCAAAGTCTCAAATTGCAAAAGACTTTTACAATCGGTTTGATTGTACCTGATATTGCCAATCCATTCTCTTCTGCGGTGGCACGTTTGATTGAAGATGAAGCAACTAAACAAGAATATTCTTTGTTGATTGCTTCATCCGATGAAAATATTGACAAATTAAAATCGATTACTGAGTTATTTATCAATCGTCAAGTGGATGGTTTGATTATAGGTGCGGTGGAAAATTCCAAAGCTTATATTCAGGAATTGACAGACCGCAATATTCCTTTAGTATTGATTGACCGTTATTTTTCAGATGTTGATGTATGTTCCGTTTCAATTGACAATTTTGCAATTTCAGGTAAAGCAGCGCAAAATTTATTGGATCAAGGAAGAAAAAATGTTGCTGTATTTTCTTACAAAACAACATTGGAGCATTTGAATGCTCGTGTAGAAGGATTCGAACAAACCATAGCTCAAAATAAAGAAGCTAGATCTCAAGCATTTTACATAGATGAAAAACTTTTACCTATGCAAATGAGCGAAGCATTTGATCATTTATTTGAAAATAATTCACATATAGATGGTTTGTATTTCACCACCAACAAATTAGCTGTTGAAGGGATCAAACAATTAATTCAAAGAAAAATACAAGTACCAGAAAAAGTAAATATTGTCGCATTTGACGAAACGGACGCATTTGATTTATATACATCTCCATTGTATTATATCCAGCAGCCTTTGCAATTACTTGCAGAAACATCTGTCGATTTATTGACCCAACAGATTGATAATAATCCAATTGCGGAAAAGAAAGTACAATTTGAATCCACATTAATTTTAAAAAAATCAATTCATTAA
- a CDS encoding carbohydrate kinase family protein → MAHTQTNPTTIVCYGEVLWDIFPHARKAGGAPFNVAYNLKQMGVDAHMISRVGKDELGDALLKKIDSWNIPINDIQVDDKLATSTVEAHIDEHNEAHYDIINNVAWDNIQYRQEDAELLSKSSAFVFGSLVTRNETSKNTLHQLIEAAPFRVFDINLRPPFIDLKRLQELLHKANLVKMNKAELRELLAEGGKNYISEEDSMRYLQEKYSLDEILVTKGSKGAVYLNKDTFYRSTAIKVEVVDTVGSGDSFLAGFLSGKFLGLNEENKPLSNACALGAFITNHEGACPDYTMEEFNQFKQEQPAPETTNYSALINQ, encoded by the coding sequence ATGGCACATACACAAACAAATCCAACTACCATCGTATGTTACGGTGAAGTTCTTTGGGATATTTTTCCACATGCACGCAAAGCTGGCGGCGCACCTTTTAACGTTGCTTACAACCTAAAACAAATGGGTGTAGATGCGCACATGATTAGTAGAGTGGGCAAAGACGAATTAGGGGATGCACTATTAAAAAAAATTGATAGTTGGAATATTCCGATTAATGATATTCAAGTGGATGATAAATTGGCCACTAGCACAGTGGAAGCTCATATAGACGAACACAATGAAGCGCATTACGATATCATCAATAATGTTGCTTGGGATAATATTCAATACAGACAAGAGGATGCGGAATTATTGAGCAAATCTTCCGCATTTGTATTTGGTAGTTTGGTTACGCGTAATGAAACGTCCAAAAATACATTACATCAATTGATTGAAGCGGCGCCATTTAGAGTATTTGATATCAATTTGCGTCCTCCATTTATTGACTTGAAACGTTTACAAGAACTTTTACATAAAGCCAATCTTGTAAAAATGAATAAAGCGGAATTACGCGAATTACTTGCGGAAGGTGGTAAGAATTATATTTCCGAAGAAGATAGCATGCGTTATTTGCAAGAAAAATATTCTTTGGATGAAATATTGGTTACCAAAGGAAGTAAAGGTGCCGTCTATTTGAATAAAGATACCTTTTATCGTTCTACGGCTATTAAAGTGGAAGTTGTCGATACGGTTGGTAGCGGAGACTCGTTCCTTGCAGGATTTTTGTCAGGTAAATTTTTAGGGTTAAATGAAGAAAACAAACCATTGAGTAATGCTTGTGCTTTAGGCGCATTTATTACCAATCATGAAGGTGCTTGTCCTGATTATACCATGGAAGAATTTAATCAATTTAAACAAGAACAACCCGCACCTGAAACAACGAATTATTCCGCATTAATTAATCAATAA
- a CDS encoding sugar phosphate isomerase/epimerase family protein, translating into MLQPIFGASMLSWVAPQWKDESGIYAIKKAAAAGFDLIELGLPPSMEINISEIKSTLTKENIQVTCGLNLPKEAHIPTHPDIAIHMIKKAIDIAEQLGSRYLGGVLHGAIGVFSGKSRTKEESDKLIEVWNTVGAYAKTKDIQIGIEPINRYESYVCTSGEEVLNLINLLEVDNISLHLDTFHMNIEENGFYQPVIKSDKNLKYFHMTESDRGMLGEGNVHWEDLFKALSEINYQHPLVLENFTNQVDGIGSPTSLWRPSKYNADDLAKGSLDFMRMMTEKWN; encoded by the coding sequence ATGTTACAACCAATATTTGGCGCGTCCATGTTGTCATGGGTCGCACCGCAATGGAAGGATGAAAGTGGTATTTATGCTATTAAAAAAGCAGCAGCAGCAGGATTTGACCTTATTGAATTGGGACTGCCGCCTTCCATGGAAATAAATATTTCTGAAATTAAATCCACATTAACGAAAGAAAATATCCAAGTGACTTGTGGATTAAATTTACCCAAAGAAGCGCATATACCTACCCATCCTGATATTGCGATCCATATGATTAAAAAAGCAATCGATATTGCAGAGCAATTGGGAAGCAGATATTTGGGTGGTGTTTTACACGGAGCTATTGGTGTATTTTCTGGTAAAAGCCGTACAAAAGAGGAATCTGACAAATTAATTGAGGTTTGGAATACGGTTGGCGCGTACGCAAAAACAAAAGATATTCAGATCGGAATTGAACCTATTAACAGGTACGAAAGTTATGTTTGCACATCTGGAGAAGAAGTATTAAATTTGATAAACTTATTGGAAGTGGACAATATTTCTCTTCATTTGGATACGTTTCATATGAATATTGAGGAGAACGGTTTTTATCAACCTGTAATCAAAAGCGACAAAAATTTGAAATATTTCCACATGACCGAAAGTGATAGAGGAATGCTTGGCGAAGGAAATGTACATTGGGAGGATTTATTCAAAGCTTTATCAGAAATAAATTATCAGCATCCGTTAGTATTAGAAAATTTTACTAATCAAGTGGATGGAATTGGAAGTCCGACATCCTTATGGCGTCCATCCAAATACAATGCAGACGATCTTGCCAAAGGTAGTTTGGATTTTATGCGAATGATGACCGAAAAATGGAATTAG
- a CDS encoding ABC transporter permease: MWRICTKECRQFFSSLTGYITIIAFLLLNGLFLFVFPETSILDYGYATLDGYFSIAPWIFLILIPMITMRSLAEEYKSGTFELLKTLPLSPAQIAWGKFLGATLIVLLSLLPTIIYAISIQMLSSTGGIDTGSTIGSYIGLFLIGSVFAAIGVCTSSFTSNIVVAFISGVILSLLIYKGFDSIGSMSSSNLGYYIQMFGLNFHYKNISKGVIDIRDVLYFLGIIYLCLLVSKRNIILK, encoded by the coding sequence ATGTGGAGAATATGCACCAAAGAGTGTCGGCAATTTTTCAGTAGCTTGACAGGCTATATAACAATTATAGCATTCTTATTATTAAATGGACTTTTCTTATTTGTATTTCCAGAGACCAGTATTCTTGATTACGGCTATGCAACATTAGATGGATATTTCTCCATTGCGCCATGGATTTTTTTGATATTGATTCCTATGATTACGATGCGTAGTTTGGCGGAAGAATATAAATCAGGCACGTTTGAATTATTGAAAACACTTCCCCTCTCTCCTGCGCAAATAGCTTGGGGCAAATTTTTGGGTGCGACCTTGATCGTTTTACTTTCTCTATTACCGACTATCATTTATGCTATTTCAATTCAGATGCTGAGCAGTACAGGCGGCATTGATACAGGCAGTACGATTGGCAGTTATATTGGTTTGTTTCTTATTGGTAGTGTGTTTGCAGCAATTGGTGTATGTACCAGCAGTTTTACTTCTAATATTGTGGTTGCATTTATCAGCGGCGTGATTTTGAGTTTATTGATATACAAAGGTTTTGATTCTATTGGCAGTATGAGTTCTTCTAATTTGGGTTATTATATACAAATGTTTGGGCTTAATTTTCATTATAAAAATATCAGCAAAGGAGTAATCGATATCCGAGATGTGTTGTATTTCTTGGGGATTATTTATTTGTGTTTATTAGTGAGCAAAAGAAATATTATTTTAAAATAG
- the gldG gene encoding gliding motility-associated ABC transporter substrate-binding protein GldG, whose product MNKILKNKYWWLVILVLFSIITIVTSYIHFTVDLTAEKRFTLTQPTKNILENVEQPIEVQVFLTGDLPTNYKKLNVAVANLLDEYSELSHHNIHYSFEIPGEGMQDSVKANLYDSLARLGVVFENNQNFSEKDQKQSQQLIIPSALVSIDGKRPIAVDLRSSKTVFKNYNVVNDIPVEDKEATLNAAEALLEYKFSNAIDKLTRKDIPAIAYLVGNGEPIDLTINDLGESLRNDYRLGVLDLKKSYPNPKEINTLLIVKPSESFTDADKIKLDQYVMHGGKIIWFVDKLYASLDSIMSSKADYVAYDRNLQLDDILFKYGVRINGDLVQDLNCAKLPIVVGYNPDNSPRMQRMPWPYFPFLNAVNDNPITKNIDRVLPLFPSSIDTVSAEGITKTVLLATDTNSRAIASPALVSLNSWQDDPNFTTFNKAHIPVAVLLEGKFKSLYAHRLTQDVIDTIQRNIQSDFLSEANQSTQQIVVANAGIVTNSVNKTTGPMPMGEIPFDEYKFANKDFLLNSVDYLTNKNGLFIARNKTFVLRLLDKDKVEVQKGTWQIINIIIPIAIVIFTGFLFQYNRKRKYQLS is encoded by the coding sequence TTGAATAAGATATTAAAAAATAAATATTGGTGGCTGGTGATCTTGGTTTTATTTTCCATTATTACAATCGTCACGTCTTATATACATTTCACGGTGGATCTAACGGCGGAAAAGAGATTTACGCTGACGCAGCCGACCAAAAATATTTTGGAAAATGTAGAGCAACCTATTGAGGTGCAAGTATTTTTAACTGGAGATCTTCCAACCAATTACAAGAAATTAAATGTTGCAGTCGCCAATCTTTTGGATGAATATAGCGAATTAAGTCACCATAATATCCATTATAGCTTCGAAATTCCTGGAGAGGGAATGCAAGATTCTGTAAAAGCAAATTTGTATGATTCGTTAGCTCGTCTTGGTGTTGTATTTGAAAACAATCAAAATTTTTCTGAAAAAGATCAAAAACAATCTCAACAACTGATCATTCCTTCTGCATTAGTAAGTATTGATGGAAAACGCCCAATTGCGGTAGATTTGCGTAGCAGTAAAACGGTTTTTAAAAATTATAATGTTGTCAATGATATTCCTGTTGAGGATAAAGAAGCAACTTTAAACGCAGCGGAAGCTTTATTGGAATACAAATTTTCCAATGCAATAGACAAACTTACCCGTAAAGACATCCCAGCAATTGCTTACCTCGTCGGCAATGGAGAACCGATAGACTTGACAATTAATGACCTTGGCGAAAGTCTGCGTAATGATTATAGATTAGGTGTCTTAGATTTGAAAAAATCTTACCCGAATCCCAAAGAAATCAATACATTACTCATCGTCAAACCATCCGAATCATTTACAGATGCCGACAAAATCAAATTGGATCAATATGTGATGCATGGCGGTAAGATTATTTGGTTTGTGGACAAATTATATGCGAGTTTGGATAGTATTATGAGCAGCAAGGCGGATTATGTTGCATATGATCGCAATCTGCAATTAGATGATATTTTATTCAAATATGGCGTGCGTATCAATGGAGATTTGGTACAAGATCTCAATTGTGCCAAATTACCCATCGTAGTGGGTTACAATCCAGACAATAGCCCAAGAATGCAACGTATGCCCTGGCCGTATTTTCCATTTCTAAACGCAGTCAACGATAATCCAATTACGAAAAATATAGATCGCGTGTTGCCATTATTTCCCTCAAGCATAGATACCGTCAGCGCAGAAGGAATAACGAAAACGGTATTATTGGCCACAGATACAAATAGTCGCGCAATTGCTTCACCAGCTTTGGTGAGTTTGAATAGTTGGCAAGATGATCCCAATTTTACCACATTCAATAAAGCGCATATTCCCGTTGCCGTCTTATTAGAAGGAAAATTCAAATCTTTGTATGCACACCGATTAACACAAGATGTGATTGACACCATTCAAAGAAATATACAATCAGATTTCCTAAGTGAAGCTAATCAATCAACACAACAAATTGTTGTTGCGAATGCGGGTATTGTAACTAATAGCGTAAACAAAACGACCGGTCCTATGCCGATGGGCGAAATTCCTTTTGATGAGTATAAATTTGCAAACAAAGATTTTCTATTAAATAGTGTAGATTATCTGACAAATAAAAATGGTCTTTTCATTGCTCGAAATAAAACATTCGTACTTCGGCTTTTGGATAAAGATAAAGTGGAAGTGCAAAAAGGAACATGGCAAATAATCAATATCATTATCCCAATTGCGATTGTAATATTCACTGGTTTCTTATTTCAATATAACAGAAAAAGAAAATATCAATTATCTTAG
- a CDS encoding TerC/Alx family metal homeostasis membrane protein: protein MTHTQIAYITFGVVLLIALLIDIFVLSKKHHKTTIKEALKQTLFWTVLALAFWVFVWVDEGPVYATKYISAYLMEWSLSIDNIFVFILIFSFFKVSDEDTPNALLFGVLAAIVFRVIFIAIGIGLIQKFSWIMYIFGAILLYTGIKLFFQKEEENYNPNDSKIFKLINKVFTVSHTKPNGRYFIKEDGKRKITTLAVVVLILAFTDIAFALDSIPTVVSLVKGGANQAFKSQDIMVIYSSNIMAVLGLRSLFFLLKGAADKFKYLQQGIAFILVFIGVKMLIEYFHIEISIYVSLIVILASVMTAIFYSLYKEKSTKI, encoded by the coding sequence ATGACACACACGCAAATAGCATACATCACATTCGGTGTTGTTTTACTCATTGCATTATTGATCGACATATTTGTACTAAGCAAAAAACACCACAAAACCACTATAAAAGAAGCATTAAAACAAACGCTATTTTGGACAGTGCTAGCATTGGCATTTTGGGTATTTGTTTGGGTAGATGAGGGTCCGGTTTATGCGACGAAGTATATCAGTGCCTATTTGATGGAATGGAGTCTAAGTATCGATAATATATTTGTATTTATTCTCATTTTTAGTTTTTTCAAAGTTTCAGACGAAGACACTCCCAATGCTTTGTTATTCGGCGTATTAGCCGCAATTGTATTTAGAGTAATATTTATAGCAATAGGTATTGGTTTAATTCAAAAATTCAGTTGGATCATGTATATTTTCGGTGCAATCCTTTTGTATACTGGAATTAAATTATTTTTTCAAAAAGAAGAAGAGAACTATAATCCTAATGACTCTAAAATTTTCAAATTAATTAATAAAGTATTTACAGTAAGTCATACCAAACCAAACGGAAGATATTTTATCAAAGAAGATGGGAAAAGGAAAATAACAACCTTAGCAGTGGTCGTACTAATATTGGCATTTACCGATATTGCATTTGCTTTGGATAGTATTCCAACTGTAGTTTCGTTGGTAAAAGGCGGTGCAAATCAAGCTTTCAAATCACAAGATATCATGGTAATATATTCAAGTAATATCATGGCAGTATTAGGCTTAAGAAGTTTATTCTTTTTATTGAAAGGTGCAGCAGATAAATTCAAATATTTACAACAAGGAATTGCGTTTATTTTAGTCTTTATAGGCGTAAAAATGTTGATTGAATATTTCCATATTGAAATTTCTATTTATGTATCCTTAATAGTCATATTAGCAAGTGTAATGACGGCAATCTTTTATTCTTTATATAAGGAAAAAAGCACTAAAATCTAA
- a CDS encoding TCR/Tet family MFS transporter: MTDVKKAPTQRAIFFIFITLLIDVIGIAIIIPVVPKLIEELSGQGIEKASVYGGWLIFTYAVMQFLFSPVLGGLSDRFGRRPILLFSLLGMAIDYLFQAKAPSLSWLFVGRALAGIAGASFTTGSAYIADVSTPEKRAQNFGLIGVAFGLGFVIGPVIGGFFAKYGSRVPFYIAAILAFANFIYGYFILPESLKNENRRKFEWKRANPIGSLIQLRKYPVIAGLMVTLTLFYLGGHAVQSTWTYYTMFKFNWSEQQVGVSLGIIGVLVMLVQGVLIGKIMPVLGSKKAIVYGLLLFALGMLLFAFATTSWMMYAILPIYCLGGICGPAIQAAISSQVAVNEQGELQGGMTSLMSVTSILGPLIMNNLFAYFSSKNALLYFPGMPFIIGALLFLIAIILALPALRKHF, encoded by the coding sequence ATGACTGATGTGAAAAAAGCTCCTACACAACGTGCCATCTTTTTCATATTTATTACGCTTTTGATTGACGTTATCGGCATTGCTATCATCATTCCTGTTGTTCCAAAATTAATTGAAGAATTATCAGGACAAGGTATCGAAAAAGCATCTGTTTATGGAGGATGGCTCATCTTTACTTATGCGGTGATGCAATTTTTATTTTCGCCCGTTTTGGGAGGATTAAGTGATCGATTTGGACGGAGACCTATTTTGTTGTTTTCCTTATTAGGTATGGCTATCGATTATTTGTTTCAGGCAAAAGCCCCTTCTCTTTCTTGGTTATTTGTTGGGCGTGCTTTAGCTGGTATCGCTGGCGCAAGTTTTACAACAGGTTCTGCATATATTGCTGATGTCAGTACTCCTGAAAAACGAGCACAAAATTTTGGATTGATTGGTGTTGCATTTGGTTTAGGCTTTGTTATAGGACCTGTAATCGGAGGTTTCTTTGCAAAATATGGTTCGCGTGTTCCATTTTATATTGCTGCAATCTTAGCATTTGCTAATTTCATATATGGCTACTTCATTCTACCTGAATCTTTAAAAAATGAAAATAGAAGAAAATTCGAGTGGAAAAGAGCGAATCCAATTGGTTCTTTAATTCAGCTACGCAAATATCCAGTAATTGCAGGTTTGATGGTTACTTTGACACTTTTTTATTTGGGGGGACATGCAGTACAATCTACATGGACATATTATACTATGTTCAAATTTAATTGGTCAGAGCAACAAGTCGGGGTTTCTTTGGGTATTATAGGTGTTTTGGTGATGTTGGTTCAAGGAGTTCTTATAGGTAAAATTATGCCTGTGCTAGGTTCAAAAAAAGCTATTGTGTATGGATTGTTGCTTTTCGCATTAGGAATGTTATTGTTTGCATTTGCGACAACTTCATGGATGATGTATGCAATTTTGCCTATATATTGTTTAGGGGGTATTTGTGGACCTGCGATACAAGCAGCCATTTCGAGTCAAGTTGCTGTTAACGAACAAGGAGAATTACAAGGTGGTATGACGAGTCTTATGAGTGTGACATCTATTTTAGGCCCGTTGATTATGAATAATTTGTTTGCGTACTTTTCTAGTAAAAATGCATTGCTCTATTTTCCCGGGATGCCATTTATTATTGGTGCATTACTATTCTTAATAGCGATTATCCTTGCATTACCAGCTTTACGCAAGCATTTCTAA